From the genome of Actinacidiphila yeochonensis CN732, one region includes:
- the paaC gene encoding 1,2-phenylacetyl-CoA epoxidase subunit PaaC, whose product MDQTDDRTHLQSEGGAATGLPGGGEDVRATRAEPPGGDHVYLSLAEEHGEGDARWAFGTGFTDPLHGVETAVPDGVDRTELAALCLALADDALVSAQRLAEWCTRAPELEEEVALANIGLDLLGQARLLYSRCGRADGTGRDEDAYAYAREAARFRNVTLAELPNGDFAFTVVRLLALSTWRLAQLARLAASAADPVLAAVAAKAVPELTYHRRYAADWAVRLGDGTAESHRRMRAAVAQVAPHLAELYAAVPAPDAAAVRAETAAVLEQVLDAAGLRLPAAPPAGGRGRDGVHSPHLAPLLAELQSVARAHPGAVW is encoded by the coding sequence ATGGACCAGACGGACGACCGGACGCACCTCCAGTCGGAGGGCGGTGCCGCCACCGGCCTTCCCGGCGGCGGGGAGGACGTCCGCGCGACGCGGGCGGAACCGCCGGGCGGGGACCACGTCTACCTGTCCCTGGCCGAGGAGCACGGGGAGGGCGACGCACGCTGGGCGTTCGGCACCGGTTTCACGGACCCGCTGCACGGCGTCGAGACCGCCGTGCCCGACGGCGTCGACCGGACGGAGCTCGCCGCGCTCTGCCTGGCGTTGGCCGACGACGCACTGGTGAGTGCCCAGCGGCTGGCCGAATGGTGCACCCGGGCACCGGAGTTGGAGGAGGAGGTGGCGCTCGCCAACATCGGCCTCGACCTGCTCGGCCAGGCCCGCCTGCTGTACTCCCGCTGCGGCCGGGCCGACGGCACCGGCCGGGATGAGGACGCCTACGCCTACGCGCGCGAGGCCGCCCGCTTCCGCAACGTCACCCTCGCCGAACTCCCCAACGGCGATTTCGCGTTCACCGTCGTGCGGCTGCTGGCTCTGAGCACCTGGCGGCTGGCGCAGCTGGCCCGGCTGGCCGCCTCTGCCGCCGACCCGGTGCTGGCGGCGGTGGCGGCCAAGGCCGTGCCGGAGCTGACGTACCACCGCCGGTACGCGGCCGACTGGGCGGTGCGGCTCGGCGACGGCACGGCGGAGTCGCACCGCCGGATGCGGGCCGCCGTGGCCCAGGTGGCGCCGCATCTGGCGGAGCTGTACGCGGCGGTGCCCGCACCCGACGCGGCGGCGGTGCGCGCGGAGACGGCAGCCGTCCTGGAGCAGGTGCTCGACGCGGCGGGCTTGCGGCTGCCCGCCGCCCCGCCGGCCGGGGGGCGCGGTCGGGACGGCGTCCACTCACCGCACCTCGCCCCGCTGCTGGCCGAGTTGCAGAGCGTGGCCCGCGCGCACCCGGGAGCGGTCTGGTGA
- the paaB gene encoding 1,2-phenylacetyl-CoA epoxidase subunit PaaB, translated as MYEVFVRGKRGLNHVHVGSLHAADDAMALTHARDLYTRRNEGVSIWVVRSTHIAASTRDEKDPFFAPSADKVYRHPTFYDIPDDVPHI; from the coding sequence CTGTACGAGGTGTTCGTACGCGGCAAGCGCGGCCTGAACCACGTCCACGTCGGCTCCCTGCACGCCGCCGACGACGCGATGGCGCTCACCCACGCCCGGGACCTCTACACCCGGCGCAACGAGGGCGTGTCGATCTGGGTGGTCCGCTCCACCCACATCGCCGCCTCCACCCGGGACGAGAAGGACCCCTTCTTCGCCCCCAGCGCCGACAAGGTCTACCGGCACCCGACCTTCTACGACATCCCCGACGACGTCCCGCACATCTGA
- the paaA gene encoding 1,2-phenylacetyl-CoA epoxidase subunit PaaA, which produces MTTAAAEAADGGGTGPPRHAREEAPGGSALQERFDALIARDQRIEPRDWMPDGYRRTLVRQIAQHAHSEIIGMQPEGEWITRAPSLRRKAILFAKVQDEAGHGLYLYSAAETLGADRADLTRRLVEGRQKYSSIFNYPTASFADVGVIGWFVDGAAICNQVPLCRSSYGPYARSMVRICKEESFHQRQGYELLLVMMRGTGAQRRMVQDAVDRWWWPSLMMFGPPDGDSPNSAASMAWKIKRHSNDELRRRFVDMTVPQAERLGVTLPDPELRWNAGLGRYDFGTPDWSELQRVISGDGPCNASRVARRRQAHEEGAWVREAAAAHAAKQAARAAAAMAGAPAEAADPVVRGSPEPRPGQDEHAEQERPEEERAGWERAAGDAVEQGGQEGSAG; this is translated from the coding sequence ATGACGACGGCAGCCGCCGAGGCGGCGGACGGCGGGGGCACCGGGCCGCCCCGGCATGCCCGGGAGGAGGCTCCCGGCGGTTCGGCGCTCCAGGAGCGCTTCGACGCGCTGATCGCCCGGGACCAGCGGATCGAGCCGCGCGACTGGATGCCGGACGGCTACCGGCGCACCCTCGTCCGGCAGATCGCCCAGCACGCGCACTCGGAGATCATCGGCATGCAGCCCGAGGGCGAGTGGATCACCCGCGCCCCGTCGTTGCGCCGCAAGGCGATCCTCTTCGCCAAGGTGCAGGACGAGGCCGGCCACGGGCTCTACCTCTACTCCGCCGCCGAGACACTGGGCGCCGACCGCGCCGACCTCACGCGGCGGCTGGTCGAGGGCCGGCAGAAGTACTCGTCGATCTTCAACTACCCCACCGCGAGCTTCGCCGACGTCGGGGTGATCGGCTGGTTCGTGGACGGCGCCGCGATCTGCAACCAGGTGCCGCTGTGCCGCAGCTCCTACGGCCCGTACGCGCGGTCCATGGTGCGCATCTGCAAGGAGGAGTCCTTCCACCAGCGGCAGGGCTACGAGCTGCTGCTCGTCATGATGCGCGGCACCGGGGCGCAGCGGCGGATGGTGCAGGACGCGGTGGACCGCTGGTGGTGGCCGTCGCTGATGATGTTCGGCCCGCCGGACGGCGACTCCCCCAACTCCGCTGCCTCGATGGCCTGGAAGATCAAGCGGCACAGCAACGACGAGCTGCGCCGGCGGTTCGTGGACATGACCGTCCCGCAGGCCGAGCGGCTCGGCGTCACCCTGCCCGATCCGGAGCTGCGGTGGAATGCCGGGCTCGGCCGGTACGACTTCGGCACGCCGGACTGGTCCGAGCTCCAGCGGGTGATCTCCGGCGACGGCCCCTGCAACGCCTCTCGGGTGGCCCGCCGCCGCCAGGCCCACGAAGAGGGCGCCTGGGTGCGGGAGGCCGCCGCCGCCCACGCGGCCAAGCAGGCAGCGCGCGCCGCCGCGGCCATGGCGGGGGCGCCCGCCGAAGCCGCTGATCCGGTTGTCCGCGGCAGCCCCGAACCCCGCCCTGGACAGGATGAACACGCTGAACAGGAGCGCCCAGAGGAGGAACGCGCCGGCTGGGAGCGCGCCGCGGGGGACGCCGTCGAGCAGGGCGGGCAGGAGGGGAGCGCCGGATGA
- a CDS encoding glycoside hydrolase family 11 protein — protein sequence MNDASMEPEGRTAGRRGPLSRLKLALSGVCTVALVAVAALMLPGTANANTTITSNSTGTNNGYFYSFWQQASGASMTLGSGSNYSLTWNTGSQNVVAGTGWNPGSNHSVTYSGSWNCNGNCYLSLYGWTTSPLVEYYIVENYGSYNPSSGATKLGSVSSDGSVYDLYKTTRTNEPSIQGTATFNQYWAVREAKRTGGTITTSNIFNAWANAGLQLGSQNYQILATEGYQSSGSSNITVSAGGSSTGGTTGGTTGGTTGGTTGGTTGGTTGGTTGGTGGGTCSATLSAGEQWSDRYNLNVAVTGSNTWTVTVNVPSPEKISATWNINASYPSAQVLKATPNGSGNNWGMTIMTNGTWTWPSVSCSTS from the coding sequence ATGAACGACGCCTCCATGGAACCCGAAGGCCGCACCGCCGGCCGCCGGGGGCCGCTCAGCCGCCTCAAGCTCGCCCTCAGCGGAGTCTGCACCGTCGCCCTGGTCGCCGTCGCGGCCCTGATGCTCCCGGGCACCGCCAACGCCAACACCACGATCACCTCGAACTCGACCGGCACCAACAACGGCTACTTCTACTCGTTCTGGCAGCAGGCCAGCGGCGCCTCGATGACGCTGGGGTCCGGCAGCAACTACAGCCTCACCTGGAACACGGGGTCGCAGAACGTCGTCGCGGGCACGGGCTGGAACCCGGGCTCCAACCACAGCGTGACCTACTCGGGGTCGTGGAACTGCAACGGCAACTGCTACCTGTCCCTCTACGGCTGGACCACGAGCCCGCTCGTCGAGTACTACATCGTCGAGAACTACGGCAGCTACAACCCGAGCTCCGGCGCCACCAAGCTGGGCTCGGTCAGCAGCGACGGCAGTGTCTACGACCTGTACAAGACGACCCGCACCAACGAGCCCTCCATCCAGGGCACGGCGACGTTCAACCAGTACTGGGCGGTCCGTGAGGCGAAGCGCACCGGCGGCACCATCACCACGTCGAACATCTTCAACGCCTGGGCCAACGCCGGCCTGCAGCTCGGCTCGCAGAACTACCAGATCCTCGCCACCGAGGGCTACCAGAGCAGTGGCAGCTCCAACATCACGGTCAGCGCGGGCGGTTCGTCCACCGGCGGTACGACGGGCGGCACCACCGGCGGTACGACGGGTGGCACGACCGGCGGTACGACGGGTGGCACGACCGGTGGCACCACGGGCGGCACGGGCGGCGGGACGTGCTCCGCGACCCTGTCGGCCGGTGAGCAGTGGAGCGACCGCTACAACCTCAACGTGGCGGTGACCGGCTCCAACACGTGGACGGTCACGGTGAACGTGCCGTCGCCGGAGAAGATCAGCGCCACCTGGAACATCAACGCGAGCTACCCCAGCGCGCAGGTGCTCAAGGCCACGCCCAACGGCAGCGGCAACAACTGGGGCATGACCATCATGACCAACGGCACCTGGACGTGGCCCTCGGTCTCCTGCAGCACCAGCTGA
- a CDS encoding glycoside hydrolase family 76 protein — MRTARETLWPVLLAALLLAVGLLGAGAPGAAAATAGSRTTQAGQTTEAGRSTQAGQTTEAGQAAQAAPADTTAVCDLYCDTLDPSKAAQETFPVADLQLNGRVVRLHVDDTDGMAWASIDNGQTGDSVWLDRSWDGGSTWDGLLGQASIPSTWTGTRTLMYNLYDPVNHRRAVLRACGDAQGVSCTAWARTAVCAKVCDGSGNAPGDSQPVPATTLNGRTIALHTDSTGMAWATISGGTAGDEIWLDRSWDGGATWPDGSSKGRTSTPAGATGTKTARYNTDDPLGHLYGGVVRACGRAVEGQNGSCTAWARPTTSRTAAAADALAYSYDPTTAYWDNSWWNSAVALQTVIDYMRQTGDTRYLWMVDRTFEVDRAAFPSGGRSSDPIDGDFISRATDDSEWWALTWMDAYDLTGDHKYLDEAVTIGNYVNTLWDTSSCGGGVWWDRERTYKNSITNGLYVRMTAELHNRIPGDTTWLSRATTSWKWFQNSGLINSAGLVNDGLTSTCANNGQTVWSYNQGLAIGAATEIYRATGDRGALSTARRLADAAIAAPSLVANGVLTESCDTGGNTCDDNGKQFKGIFMRYLQDLESVTGASSYATFARTQANTVWNNDRDSLNRLGEQWAGGGVADWRTQASALSALLAGS, encoded by the coding sequence ATGCGCACCGCACGCGAGACACTGTGGCCAGTCCTTCTGGCCGCCCTACTGCTGGCCGTGGGCCTGCTCGGGGCCGGCGCCCCGGGCGCGGCCGCCGCGACCGCCGGCTCCCGGACCACCCAGGCCGGGCAGACCACGGAGGCCGGGCGGAGCACCCAGGCCGGGCAGACCACGGAGGCCGGGCAGGCGGCGCAGGCCGCGCCCGCCGACACGACCGCCGTCTGCGACCTGTACTGCGACACCCTCGACCCCTCCAAGGCCGCACAGGAGACCTTCCCCGTCGCCGACCTGCAACTCAACGGCCGCGTGGTGCGGCTGCACGTCGACGACACCGACGGCATGGCCTGGGCCAGCATCGACAACGGGCAGACTGGCGACTCCGTCTGGCTGGACCGCTCCTGGGACGGCGGCTCGACCTGGGACGGCCTGCTCGGCCAGGCATCCATCCCGTCCACCTGGACCGGCACCCGGACCCTCATGTACAACCTGTACGACCCGGTGAACCACCGCCGTGCCGTGCTGCGGGCCTGCGGTGACGCGCAGGGCGTCAGCTGCACCGCCTGGGCCCGCACCGCCGTGTGCGCGAAGGTCTGCGACGGCTCCGGCAACGCCCCCGGCGACAGCCAGCCAGTGCCCGCCACCACCCTCAACGGCCGCACCATCGCCCTGCACACGGACTCCACCGGGATGGCCTGGGCGACCATCTCCGGCGGCACCGCGGGCGACGAGATCTGGCTGGACCGCTCCTGGGACGGCGGCGCGACCTGGCCGGACGGCTCCTCGAAGGGCCGCACCAGCACCCCCGCCGGCGCCACCGGTACGAAGACCGCCCGCTACAACACCGACGACCCCCTCGGCCACCTCTACGGCGGCGTGGTCCGCGCGTGCGGCCGGGCCGTCGAGGGCCAGAACGGCAGCTGCACCGCGTGGGCCCGCCCCACCACCTCCCGCACCGCCGCCGCGGCTGACGCGCTCGCCTACTCCTACGACCCGACCACCGCCTACTGGGACAACAGCTGGTGGAACTCCGCGGTCGCGCTCCAGACGGTCATCGACTACATGCGGCAGACCGGCGACACCCGCTACCTGTGGATGGTCGACCGCACCTTCGAGGTCGACCGGGCCGCCTTCCCGTCCGGCGGCCGCAGCTCCGATCCCATCGACGGCGACTTCATCAGCCGCGCCACCGACGACTCCGAGTGGTGGGCGCTCACCTGGATGGACGCCTACGACCTGACCGGCGACCACAAGTACCTCGACGAGGCCGTCACCATCGGGAACTACGTCAACACCCTGTGGGACACCAGCTCCTGCGGCGGCGGCGTGTGGTGGGACCGCGAGCGCACGTACAAGAACTCCATCACCAACGGCCTCTACGTGCGGATGACCGCCGAACTCCACAACCGCATCCCCGGCGACACCACCTGGCTGAGCCGCGCCACCACCTCCTGGAAGTGGTTCCAGAACAGCGGCCTGATCAACAGCGCCGGCCTGGTCAACGACGGCCTGACGTCCACCTGCGCGAACAACGGCCAGACGGTCTGGTCCTACAACCAGGGCCTGGCGATCGGCGCCGCCACGGAGATCTACCGGGCCACCGGTGACCGCGGCGCCCTCAGCACCGCCCGCCGCCTGGCCGACGCCGCGATCGCCGCGCCCTCGCTGGTGGCCAACGGCGTGCTGACCGAGTCCTGCGACACCGGCGGCAACACCTGCGACGACAACGGCAAGCAGTTCAAGGGCATCTTCATGCGGTACCTCCAGGACCTGGAGTCCGTCACCGGAGCGTCCTCGTACGCCACCTTCGCCCGCACGCAGGCGAACACCGTCTGGAACAACGACCGGGACAGCCTCAACCGGCTGGGCGAGCAGTGGGCCGGCGGCGGCGTCGCCGACTGGCGCACCCAGGCCAGCGCGCTGAGCGCGCTCCTGGCCGGCAGCTGA
- a CDS encoding APC family permease, giving the protein MADAHGGSGGDGGGPGSGVPGPSEALLGLDDDQVRVLAEVGRAWARVSGDPGEQRRALPVDPDLGPFPSRAEIGYDRPARMVRVAAPGAGEAEADTAPPPGTSRAAHLLRRALIGAPLKSSAVTRERMRKLVALPVLSADALSSVAYGPEAMITVLVLAGTAGLRHAPAIAGVIAFLMLAVGVSYRQTIRAYPHGGGSYIVASDNLGRVPGLVAAAGLMTDYILTVAVSIASGVAAITSAVPSLSSDAVPMGVGVIILLLVGNLRGLRQAGALFAAPTYAFVVAIFALVAKGLGDAAGRGFHATPTPHLNATEGVGLLLIMRAFASGSTAMTGIEAISNAVPAFRPTEWRNARTTLTWMIVLLIALFGGVTAMVVLDGVVPEAHETVLSQLAHRSFGGGPMYVFTQAATAAVLLLAANTAYNDFPRVLFLLARDAQAPRLFLHLGDRLAFSNGITVLSAAAALVFVAFSGDTASLIPLYAVGVFLAFTLSQAGMMRHWWRLRDRHWRKSLFFNATGCVLSAVVFVTAGVTKFTSGAWVAILAVGLFLLVTTRIHRHYRAVAAALRLRLHDVEVPAPEDGTGSDESAPALPEGAGGGTGPATAAAYASAFEDEESPEEIRHLSVVPIATMDLAGMRALAYAASLRQPVLALHLSAAEAEADRFRGYWNTWGDHLPLEVLVSPYRATVAPLVSYIEALHEQQPQLTLTIIVPEIVTRRRRHRVLHSRIAARLRRALRPLPKIVITTVPYHV; this is encoded by the coding sequence GTGGCAGACGCTCATGGTGGTTCCGGCGGAGATGGTGGCGGGCCCGGCTCCGGGGTGCCGGGCCCGTCGGAGGCGCTGCTCGGGCTCGACGACGACCAGGTCCGCGTGCTCGCCGAGGTCGGGCGGGCGTGGGCGCGGGTGTCGGGTGACCCGGGTGAGCAGCGCCGTGCCCTACCGGTGGACCCGGACCTCGGGCCGTTCCCCTCGCGTGCGGAGATCGGGTACGACCGGCCGGCCCGGATGGTCCGCGTGGCGGCGCCGGGCGCCGGGGAGGCCGAGGCGGACACGGCGCCTCCGCCGGGCACGAGCCGCGCGGCCCATCTCCTGCGCCGGGCCCTGATCGGGGCGCCGTTGAAGAGCTCGGCGGTCACGCGCGAGCGGATGCGCAAGCTGGTGGCGCTGCCGGTGCTGTCGGCCGACGCGCTCTCCTCCGTGGCGTACGGCCCGGAGGCGATGATCACGGTGCTGGTGCTGGCCGGTACCGCCGGGCTGCGGCACGCGCCGGCGATCGCGGGGGTGATCGCGTTCCTGATGCTCGCGGTCGGAGTGTCGTACCGTCAGACGATCCGCGCGTATCCGCACGGCGGCGGCTCCTACATCGTGGCCTCCGACAACCTCGGCCGGGTGCCGGGGCTGGTGGCGGCGGCCGGCCTGATGACCGACTACATCCTGACGGTCGCGGTGTCGATCGCCTCCGGCGTGGCCGCGATCACCTCCGCGGTGCCGTCGCTGTCCTCCGACGCCGTCCCGATGGGCGTCGGTGTGATCATCCTGCTGCTCGTCGGGAACCTCCGGGGTCTGCGCCAGGCCGGAGCCCTGTTCGCGGCCCCGACGTACGCCTTCGTCGTCGCGATCTTCGCCCTCGTGGCGAAGGGGCTGGGCGACGCCGCGGGGCGCGGCTTCCACGCCACCCCGACCCCGCACCTGAACGCCACCGAGGGGGTCGGCCTGCTGCTGATCATGCGCGCCTTCGCCTCCGGCTCCACGGCGATGACCGGCATCGAGGCGATCTCCAACGCCGTACCCGCGTTCCGGCCGACGGAGTGGCGCAACGCCCGGACGACGCTGACCTGGATGATCGTCCTGCTGATCGCGCTGTTCGGCGGCGTCACGGCCATGGTCGTCCTCGACGGCGTCGTGCCCGAGGCGCACGAGACGGTGCTGTCGCAGCTGGCCCACCGCAGCTTCGGCGGCGGGCCGATGTACGTCTTCACGCAGGCGGCCACGGCGGCGGTCCTCCTGCTGGCCGCGAACACGGCCTACAACGACTTCCCCCGCGTGCTGTTCCTGCTGGCCAGGGACGCGCAGGCGCCGCGGCTCTTCCTCCATCTGGGTGACCGGCTCGCCTTCAGCAACGGCATCACGGTGCTGTCGGCGGCGGCCGCCCTCGTCTTCGTGGCGTTCAGCGGCGACACCGCCTCGCTCATCCCGCTGTACGCGGTCGGTGTGTTCCTGGCGTTCACGCTGTCCCAGGCGGGCATGATGCGGCACTGGTGGCGGCTGCGGGACCGGCACTGGCGCAAGAGCCTGTTCTTCAACGCCACCGGCTGCGTGCTGTCCGCCGTCGTCTTCGTCACCGCGGGGGTCACCAAGTTCACCTCGGGCGCGTGGGTGGCGATCCTCGCCGTCGGCCTGTTCCTCCTGGTGACCACGCGCATCCACCGCCACTACCGGGCGGTCGCCGCCGCGCTTCGGCTGCGCCTGCACGACGTCGAGGTGCCCGCGCCGGAGGACGGCACGGGTTCCGACGAGTCCGCGCCCGCCCTGCCGGAGGGAGCCGGGGGCGGCACCGGGCCGGCCACGGCGGCCGCCTACGCGTCGGCGTTCGAGGACGAGGAGAGCCCCGAGGAGATCCGCCACCTGTCCGTCGTGCCGATCGCCACGATGGACCTGGCCGGTATGCGCGCGCTGGCCTACGCGGCGTCGTTGCGGCAGCCGGTGCTCGCCCTGCACCTGAGCGCGGCGGAGGCCGAGGCCGACCGCTTCCGCGGGTACTGGAACACCTGGGGCGACCACCTGCCCCTGGAAGTGCTCGTCTCCCCCTACCGGGCCACGGTGGCGCCGCTGGTCAGCTACATCGAGGCACTGCACGAGCAGCAGCCGCAGCTCACTCTCACGATCATCGTCCCGGAGATCGTGACCAGGCGCCGCCGCCACCGCGTCCTGCACAGCCGCATCGCCGCCCGGCTCCGGCGGGCCCTGCGCCCGCTGCCGAAGATCGTGATCACGACCGTCCCCTACCACGTGTAG